A section of the Elizabethkingia anophelis R26 genome encodes:
- a CDS encoding adenylate kinase, which produces MINLVLFGPPGSGKGTQAQNLIKKYNLKQVSTGDLFRFNMKNDTELGKLAKSYIDKGELVPDQVTIDMLIDELKKPTDAAGFIFDGFPRTAAQTEALEQIVEEELNHPIDICLSLIVDDEILVERLLKRGETSGRTDDSNEDIIRNRIKEYYTKTAEVAELYKKQGKYIEVNGVGEIEEISNKLFAEVDKIK; this is translated from the coding sequence ATGATTAATCTTGTATTATTTGGCCCTCCAGGGAGTGGAAAAGGTACACAAGCTCAGAACTTAATAAAAAAATACAACCTGAAACAGGTTTCCACAGGAGATTTATTCCGTTTCAATATGAAAAATGATACGGAACTTGGAAAGCTGGCAAAGTCATATATTGACAAAGGCGAATTAGTGCCGGATCAGGTAACAATTGATATGCTTATTGACGAGCTAAAGAAGCCTACAGATGCTGCAGGATTTATCTTCGATGGTTTTCCAAGAACTGCTGCACAGACTGAGGCATTGGAACAAATTGTAGAAGAAGAATTAAATCACCCTATCGATATTTGTCTTTCTTTAATAGTTGATGATGAGATCCTGGTAGAAAGATTACTAAAGAGAGGTGAAACAAGCGGAAGAACGGATGATAGTAATGAAGATATTATTCGCAACCGTATCAAAGAATATTATACTAAAACTGCAGAAGTTGCAGAATTGTATAAAAAGCAAGGTAAATATATTGAGGTAAACGGCGTAGGAGAAATTGAAGAAATTTCGAATAAGCTTTTTGCTGAGGTAGATAAAATAAAATAA
- the obgE gene encoding GTPase ObgE — MSNFVDYVKIHCQSGHGGAGSAHLRREKYIPKGGPDGGDGGRGGHVIMKGNANEWTLLPLRYTRHVKAQRGENGGKSQLTGADGEDIYIEVPIGTIAKNEEGEVIGEILEDGQEVVLMRGGKGGLGNEHFKSATNQTPRYAQPGLPGEEGFIVFELKVLADVGLVGFPNAGKSTLLSAVSAAKPKIANYAFTTLTPNLGIVNYRNYKSFVMADIPGIIEGAAEGKGLGHRFLRHIERNSILLFLIPADSEDHFQEFKILENELKEYNPELLDKDFLISVSKSDLLDEELKTEIAAEFPENRQPLFFSGVTGEGLTELKDAIWKMLHG; from the coding sequence ATGTCCAATTTTGTAGATTACGTAAAAATTCATTGTCAATCAGGTCACGGAGGTGCAGGTTCTGCCCATCTCCGTAGAGAAAAATATATCCCGAAAGGAGGTCCTGATGGGGGAGACGGAGGACGTGGAGGACACGTAATTATGAAAGGAAATGCAAATGAATGGACATTATTACCCCTTCGTTATACAAGACATGTAAAAGCACAACGTGGTGAGAACGGAGGGAAAAGCCAGCTTACAGGTGCTGATGGAGAAGATATTTATATTGAAGTTCCTATCGGTACAATAGCAAAGAATGAAGAAGGTGAGGTGATTGGTGAAATCCTTGAGGATGGGCAGGAAGTTGTTCTGATGCGTGGGGGAAAAGGAGGTTTGGGAAATGAGCATTTTAAATCTGCAACCAACCAAACGCCAAGATATGCACAGCCCGGACTTCCGGGTGAGGAAGGCTTTATCGTATTTGAGCTAAAGGTTTTGGCAGATGTCGGATTAGTAGGCTTCCCAAATGCCGGAAAATCTACTCTTTTATCAGCAGTATCTGCCGCAAAGCCAAAGATTGCGAATTACGCCTTTACGACATTAACACCCAATCTGGGGATTGTTAATTACCGAAATTATAAATCTTTTGTAATGGCAGATATCCCTGGTATTATCGAGGGTGCTGCAGAAGGAAAAGGTTTAGGACATCGTTTTTTGAGACACATAGAGAGAAACTCTATTCTTTTATTCCTTATCCCTGCTGATTCAGAAGATCATTTTCAGGAATTTAAGATACTTGAAAATGAATTGAAAGAATACAATCCGGAGCTTTTGGACAAAGATTTTTTAATCTCTGTTTCCAAATCAGACTTACTGGATGAAGAATTAAAAACAGAAATTGCAGCAGAATTTCCTGAGAATCGTCAGCCACTATTTTTCTCCGGAGTTACAGGAGAAGGACTTACTGAGTTGAAGGATGCTATCTGGAAAATGTTGCACGGATAA
- a CDS encoding DEAD/DEAH box helicase has product MNFNDLKLIEPISKALQEEGYKTPTSIQEQAIPKILAGKDLLGCAQTGTGKTAAFAIPILQLLTERSENKHRKGVVKALILTPTRELAIQIEENFEAYGRHLPLKTMVIFGGVKQGAQEEKLKRGVDILVATPGRLLDFIGQGIITLKNLDIFVLDEADRMLDMGFVHDVKRILKYLPEKRQNLFLSATMPKEIQKLASEILVNPVKVEVAPVSSTAETIDQSVFFVEKEDKINLLIHLLQDQSLSPVIVFSRTKHGADKIAKKLNQSKISAEAIHGNKSQNARQNALNNFKSGKTRILVATDIAARGIDIDNLKYVVNFELSDVAETYVHRIGRTGRAGASGTSFSFVDGLDLVNLRNTEKLIGKKIFVNKEHPFHTDNLVEQKRDSNNKPVPAGARPANTGNNRNSRNTKSSKKPFFRGKKK; this is encoded by the coding sequence TTGAATTTCAACGATCTAAAATTAATAGAACCTATTTCCAAAGCATTGCAGGAAGAAGGTTACAAGACTCCGACTTCTATTCAGGAGCAAGCAATACCGAAAATTCTTGCCGGAAAAGATCTGTTAGGATGCGCGCAAACAGGTACCGGAAAAACGGCAGCTTTTGCAATTCCCATCTTACAGTTGCTTACTGAAAGAAGTGAGAACAAACATCGGAAAGGTGTTGTAAAAGCATTGATATTAACGCCTACTAGAGAGCTGGCAATACAAATAGAAGAGAACTTTGAAGCTTATGGAAGACACTTGCCATTGAAAACAATGGTGATCTTCGGTGGAGTAAAACAAGGAGCTCAGGAAGAAAAGCTAAAAAGAGGAGTAGATATACTTGTTGCCACTCCTGGTCGTTTACTGGACTTTATAGGACAGGGGATTATCACTTTGAAAAATCTGGATATTTTTGTTCTGGATGAGGCCGACAGAATGCTCGATATGGGCTTTGTTCACGATGTAAAGCGTATTTTAAAGTATCTGCCGGAGAAAAGACAAAATCTTTTCCTTTCCGCAACAATGCCCAAAGAGATACAAAAACTAGCATCAGAGATACTGGTAAATCCTGTAAAAGTAGAAGTTGCACCTGTATCATCAACAGCTGAAACAATCGATCAGTCAGTTTTCTTTGTAGAGAAAGAAGATAAGATTAATCTTCTTATTCACTTATTACAGGATCAAAGTTTATCTCCCGTTATTGTCTTCTCTCGTACGAAGCACGGAGCCGATAAAATTGCTAAAAAACTTAATCAGTCAAAAATTTCTGCTGAAGCGATTCATGGTAACAAATCCCAGAATGCAAGGCAGAACGCTCTGAATAATTTCAAGAGTGGAAAAACAAGAATTCTTGTAGCTACTGATATTGCAGCGAGAGGAATTGATATTGATAATCTGAAATATGTTGTAAACTTTGAACTTTCAGATGTAGCGGAAACCTATGTACACCGTATCGGAAGAACGGGTAGAGCAGGAGCTTCCGGAACATCATTCTCATTTGTTGATGGATTGGATCTGGTAAATCTGAGAAATACAGAGAAATTAATTGGTAAGAAAATCTTTGTAAACAAAGAGCATCCATTCCATACAGATAATCTGGTAGAGCAAAAAAGGGATTCTAACAATAAGCCAGTGCCTGCCGGAGCAAGACCTGCGAATACTGGGAATAATAGAAACAGCAGAAATACAAAATCTTCTAAAAAGCCTTTTTTTAGAGGAAAGAAGAAATAG
- a CDS encoding TatD family hydrolase gives MIDTHTHLYSEQFDEDRDEAIKRAKEAGVEKFYLPAIDSETHEKMLELESQYPDEIFAMMGLHPCSVQPETWQKELALVKEYLGKRPFCAIGEIGIDLYWDKSTLDIQVKAFEQQIDWAIEMDLPIVIHTRESFNETFEVLERKKHPKLRGIFHCFSGNLDQAQHAIDLGFILGIGGVVTFKNGKIDQFLNEIPLDKIVLETDSPYLAPVPHRGKRNESAYTALVLGKLVDLYKKDYKEIEAVTNQNALNIFGTK, from the coding sequence ATGATTGATACTCACACCCACCTATACTCCGAACAATTTGATGAAGACAGAGATGAGGCTATTAAACGGGCTAAAGAAGCTGGTGTTGAAAAATTTTATCTTCCTGCTATAGATTCGGAAACTCACGAAAAAATGTTGGAACTGGAAAGCCAATATCCTGATGAAATTTTTGCAATGATGGGATTGCATCCATGCAGCGTACAGCCAGAAACCTGGCAAAAAGAGCTTGCATTGGTAAAAGAATATCTGGGTAAAAGACCGTTCTGCGCTATAGGAGAAATTGGAATAGATCTTTACTGGGACAAATCTACATTGGATATTCAGGTAAAGGCATTTGAGCAGCAAATTGACTGGGCTATTGAAATGGATTTACCAATTGTAATCCATACAAGAGAAAGCTTTAATGAAACTTTTGAAGTTTTGGAAAGAAAGAAACATCCAAAATTAAGAGGCATATTCCATTGTTTTTCCGGTAATCTGGATCAGGCACAGCATGCCATAGATTTAGGATTTATCCTGGGAATAGGTGGTGTTGTTACTTTTAAAAATGGGAAAATAGATCAGTTTCTAAATGAAATTCCTTTGGACAAAATTGTTCTGGAAACCGATTCTCCATATCTGGCTCCTGTTCCACATCGTGGAAAAAGAAACGAAAGTGCCTATACTGCCTTAGTTCTTGGCAAACTTGTAGATCTTTACAAGAAAGATTATAAAGAGATTGAAGCAGTAACCAATCAGAATGCACTGAATATTTTCGGAACGAAATAA
- a CDS encoding GSCFA domain-containing protein: MLFRTEIQLAESKQKIQAEDRIFSIGSCFATEMASIFASGQLQTVNNPFGTIFHPVAVNNALKRIYEGREYTEDDFIYHQGKYISLDHHTSFDDQYLHKSLDRINQSLNEAVEFLREARWVIITYGTSWVYEFTEQNKIVANCHKIPQKHFTKRLLSHLEITDAISETINMLKDISSEKLQVLFTISPVRHVKDGIVENQRSKALLINAVHELVEVSEYCEYLPIYEILMDDLRDYRFYKEDLIHPNNQAIQYIWEKFSKAYITPETLNFMKENMKINQALQHRPVQHNSEEYIIFKEKLKERIDAQQQTVHHKIFSNVKI, translated from the coding sequence ATGCTTTTCAGAACTGAAATACAACTTGCCGAAAGCAAGCAGAAAATTCAGGCTGAAGATCGTATTTTCAGCATTGGAAGTTGTTTCGCTACAGAAATGGCTTCCATTTTTGCTTCCGGACAGTTACAAACCGTCAACAATCCTTTCGGAACAATATTCCATCCTGTAGCAGTAAATAATGCACTGAAAAGGATTTATGAGGGCCGGGAATATACTGAGGATGATTTCATTTATCATCAGGGAAAATATATCAGTCTGGATCATCATACGAGCTTTGATGATCAATATCTTCATAAAAGTCTTGACAGAATTAACCAATCGTTAAATGAAGCGGTTGAATTTTTAAGAGAAGCCAGATGGGTTATTATTACCTATGGAACTTCCTGGGTATATGAGTTTACAGAGCAAAATAAAATTGTAGCGAATTGCCATAAAATACCTCAGAAACATTTTACAAAAAGACTTCTGTCTCATCTGGAAATTACTGATGCTATTTCGGAAACGATTAATATGCTGAAAGACATTTCCTCTGAAAAACTACAGGTGCTATTTACTATTAGCCCTGTAAGACATGTTAAGGATGGTATTGTAGAAAACCAACGAAGCAAAGCTTTACTCATTAATGCAGTTCATGAATTGGTAGAAGTATCAGAATATTGCGAATATTTGCCAATTTATGAAATCTTGATGGATGACCTCAGAGATTACAGGTTTTATAAAGAAGACCTGATTCATCCAAACAATCAGGCTATACAATACATCTGGGAAAAGTTTTCGAAAGCTTATATTACACCGGAAACGCTGAACTTTATGAAAGAGAATATGAAAATAAATCAGGCGCTTCAGCACCGCCCCGTTCAGCATAACTCCGAAGAATATATTATTTTTAAGGAAAAATTGAAAGAACGGATTGACGCGCAACAGCAAACAGTACATCACAAAATTTTCAGTAATGTGAAAATTTAA
- a CDS encoding polyprenyl synthetase family protein translates to MKFFDQYQDLVSEGIEKYKFTQKPSELYDPINYIISHGGKRLRPMMVMMACDLFGGDMDTAIKPALAIEFFHNFTLIHDDIMDEAPLRRNKPTIHTLHGINTGILSGDALMIKAYQFFEDLEPELFKKCVKIFSETGAVLCEGQQLDINFENMPNVTYRDYMLMITNKTGVLSAASLKIGALIGGASDEQAEYLYNFGLHIGIAFQIMDDYLDVFGKQEQFGKKHAGDIFENKKTILYLIALKFANEEERRELNFWYSKKTDNIDKVYGVEKIFRRTKVDEKVQRLIQRHNEKGQHYLNKINLPDDKKQPFIELANYLLKRDS, encoded by the coding sequence ATGAAGTTTTTTGATCAATACCAGGACCTTGTTTCCGAAGGAATAGAGAAATACAAATTTACGCAGAAGCCATCTGAGCTATATGACCCTATTAACTACATTATCTCACACGGTGGAAAAAGATTGCGCCCGATGATGGTAATGATGGCATGTGATCTTTTCGGTGGAGATATGGATACAGCGATAAAGCCGGCACTGGCAATCGAATTTTTCCATAATTTTACGCTGATTCATGATGACATTATGGATGAAGCTCCACTGCGTCGTAATAAACCTACAATTCATACGTTGCATGGTATCAACACAGGTATTCTTTCGGGTGATGCTTTGATGATTAAAGCCTATCAGTTCTTCGAAGATCTGGAGCCGGAATTATTCAAAAAATGTGTGAAAATATTCTCTGAAACCGGAGCTGTATTATGTGAAGGTCAACAGTTAGATATTAACTTCGAGAATATGCCAAACGTTACTTATCGTGATTATATGTTAATGATCACTAATAAAACAGGCGTCCTGAGCGCTGCCTCTCTGAAGATAGGAGCTCTTATCGGCGGTGCAAGTGATGAACAGGCTGAATATCTTTACAATTTCGGATTACATATTGGTATTGCATTCCAGATTATGGATGATTATCTGGATGTATTCGGAAAGCAGGAACAGTTTGGAAAGAAACATGCCGGAGATATTTTCGAAAATAAAAAGACAATCCTGTACCTTATTGCATTAAAATTCGCAAACGAGGAGGAACGCAGAGAGCTAAACTTCTGGTATTCTAAGAAAACTGATAATATTGACAAAGTTTACGGTGTAGAAAAAATATTCCGCAGAACTAAAGTTGATGAGAAAGTACAACGTCTGATCCAAAGACATAATGAAAAAGGTCAGCATTATTTAAATAAAATTAATCTCCCTGACGATAAGAAGCAACCATTCATAGAGCTTGCAAACTATTTGTTGAAAAGAGATTCATAA
- a CDS encoding inorganic phosphate transporter, which produces MDFPILLIVIIALALIFDYINGFHDAANSIATIVSTKVLTPFQAVLWAALWNFAAFFLAAYVIGEFKIGNTIAKTVNENFITLEVIFAGLIAAIAWNLLTWWFGIPSSSSHTLIGGFLGAALMHAFVTDYNQIAAAQPGLGFFETLSLAFKQLTTQGVVKFNVVIPIFLFIFLAPFIGMVISIIITLIIVHLYKRSNPHKADQAFKKLQLASSALFSLTHGLNDAQKVMGIIGAAVIFYHVNILQDGYAAMPSADRFNYFAQHYLWVPLVSFLAIALGTMSGGWKIIKTMGTKITKVTPLEGVSAETAGALTLFITEYLAIPVSTTHTITGSIIGVGLTKRVSAVRWGITVSLLWAWILTIPISAIVAAIAYLIVILF; this is translated from the coding sequence ATGGATTTTCCTATTTTACTAATAGTTATTATTGCTTTAGCATTAATCTTTGATTATATCAATGGTTTTCATGACGCAGCCAATTCTATTGCTACAATTGTATCCACAAAAGTATTAACGCCTTTTCAGGCCGTATTGTGGGCAGCATTATGGAATTTTGCAGCTTTCTTCCTTGCAGCATATGTAATAGGAGAATTTAAAATCGGGAATACCATTGCTAAAACGGTTAACGAAAATTTCATTACTCTCGAAGTAATTTTTGCAGGACTTATTGCTGCTATAGCATGGAACCTGCTTACCTGGTGGTTCGGAATCCCTTCCTCTTCATCACATACTCTTATCGGAGGTTTCTTAGGTGCTGCTCTAATGCATGCTTTCGTTACAGATTACAATCAGATAGCTGCAGCACAACCTGGGCTTGGCTTTTTTGAAACGCTTTCATTAGCTTTCAAACAGCTTACGACTCAGGGCGTAGTTAAATTTAATGTTGTAATTCCTATCTTTTTATTTATTTTCCTGGCACCTTTTATCGGGATGGTTATTTCAATTATCATTACATTGATTATTGTACATCTTTATAAAAGAAGTAATCCTCATAAAGCAGATCAGGCGTTTAAAAAACTACAGTTAGCTTCTTCAGCACTTTTTAGTTTAACACACGGACTGAATGATGCTCAAAAAGTAATGGGTATTATCGGTGCAGCAGTAATTTTTTACCATGTAAACATTTTACAGGACGGGTATGCTGCAATGCCTTCAGCTGACAGATTCAACTACTTTGCGCAGCATTACCTTTGGGTACCATTAGTATCTTTCCTTGCTATTGCATTGGGAACAATGAGTGGCGGTTGGAAGATTATTAAGACCATGGGAACTAAGATTACGAAAGTAACACCACTGGAAGGCGTAAGTGCTGAAACAGCAGGAGCACTAACATTATTCATCACTGAATATTTAGCTATTCCGGTTTCTACGACACACACGATTACAGGTTCTATCATTGGTGTAGGACTTACAAAGCGTGTTTCCGCAGTACGCTGGGGAATTACAGTAAGTTTACTTTGGGCATGGATACTTACGATTCCAATTAGTGCTATTGTAGCTGCTATTGCATATCTTATTGTAATATTATTCTAG
- a CDS encoding DUF47 domain-containing protein produces the protein MGIGNIFHAFQPKDKIFFVLFEKVTDNLVEMSNEFNNGLKDFDLNDDSMLKKMSDYEHKNDDLTHEIFVELGKNFITPFDREDIHELATGLDDIADYIYASAKYIYLYKSPQQKSYTDFSLLIHKACIEIQNAMKNLKGFKNMEQVKEACIKVNSIENIADDLLSNSMVELFETNDAINVIKVSSVLNYLEIVTDKAEDVANTIENIMIKYA, from the coding sequence ATGGGAATTGGTAATATTTTCCACGCATTTCAACCAAAGGATAAGATTTTCTTTGTCCTTTTTGAAAAAGTAACAGACAATCTTGTCGAGATGTCAAATGAGTTTAACAATGGTTTAAAGGATTTTGATCTGAACGACGATTCAATGCTAAAAAAAATGAGCGACTACGAACACAAAAATGATGATCTTACTCACGAGATTTTTGTGGAACTAGGAAAAAACTTTATCACACCTTTCGACCGTGAAGACATCCATGAACTGGCTACAGGTCTTGATGATATTGCTGACTATATTTATGCTTCTGCAAAGTATATTTACTTGTACAAATCTCCACAACAAAAATCATACACTGACTTCTCTTTATTAATTCATAAAGCTTGTATTGAGATTCAGAATGCAATGAAGAATCTGAAAGGATTCAAAAATATGGAGCAGGTAAAAGAAGCATGTATAAAAGTAAATTCTATTGAAAATATTGCGGATGATTTATTGTCAAACTCAATGGTAGAACTATTTGAAACAAATGACGCTATAAACGTTATCAAAGTTTCATCTGTATTAAACTATCTTGAAATCGTTACAGATAAGGCTGAAGATGTAGCCAATACTATTGAAAACATCATGATTAAATACGCCTAA
- a CDS encoding DEAD/DEAH box helicase codes for MNLFTETNLSPEILKAIGELGYESPTEIQKQTIPFISSDIRDLIALAQTGTGKTAAFSLPILDMVDDTSRKIQFLVLCPTRELCLQITKDIKNYSKYLPNIKTVAVYGGSSINDQIRSLREKPQIIVGTPGRVIDLINRKSLDFSNIHWLVLDEADEMLSMGFKDDLETIISETPETKQTFLFSATMSKEVERISKNYLTKPHRISVGSINEVKKNIKHEYYVVGYRQKKEALKRLIDNNPNQYSIIFCRTRMETQEVADFLMQNGYAADALHGDLSQAQRDTVMKKFRLKNIDILVATDVAARGLDVDSLTHVIHFSLPDDPEVFVHRSGRTGRAGKDGISIALIKPEESRKLKQIKSQSKIEINEMKIPTGKEIIKAQVEGVFEKLFSEHENYFEFDASLIPDLSNFTKEELVGQLLQFQLRDMALYYENRNDIAEQKFNGRDDSERGSRRERSRDRDRDRGDRNSRDRGDRKSRKKSENMVRFFFNLGKRDELKKVDVLDIINQSTKKSGKKADIGDIEILEKFTFFEVEKSFKNEVMGNINNKKFKGREMRLEVAN; via the coding sequence ATGAATTTATTTACCGAAACCAATTTAAGTCCTGAAATTCTGAAGGCTATTGGTGAACTAGGCTACGAGAGCCCTACTGAAATCCAGAAACAAACAATACCCTTTATATCATCGGACATCAGAGACCTTATCGCTCTGGCGCAGACGGGTACCGGAAAAACTGCAGCTTTTTCCCTTCCAATTTTGGATATGGTAGATGACACAAGCCGCAAAATCCAATTTTTGGTATTGTGTCCAACGCGCGAATTATGTCTTCAGATTACAAAAGACATAAAAAACTACTCTAAATACCTTCCTAACATTAAAACTGTTGCCGTATATGGTGGTAGCAGCATTAATGACCAAATCAGATCTCTTCGTGAAAAACCACAAATTATTGTGGGTACACCGGGACGTGTTATCGATTTGATCAATCGTAAATCTTTGGATTTTTCCAATATTCACTGGTTGGTATTAGACGAAGCAGATGAAATGCTTTCAATGGGCTTCAAAGATGACTTGGAAACAATCATCAGTGAAACTCCGGAAACCAAACAGACTTTCCTTTTCTCAGCGACAATGAGCAAGGAAGTAGAACGTATTTCTAAGAATTACTTGACTAAACCGCACAGAATTTCTGTAGGTTCTATTAACGAGGTTAAGAAGAACATTAAACATGAATATTATGTAGTAGGATACCGTCAGAAAAAAGAAGCTTTAAAAAGGCTTATTGACAATAACCCGAATCAATATTCTATTATTTTCTGCCGTACGCGTATGGAAACTCAGGAAGTTGCCGATTTCCTTATGCAGAATGGTTATGCAGCAGATGCACTTCACGGTGACCTTTCTCAGGCACAGCGTGATACTGTAATGAAGAAGTTCCGTTTAAAGAATATCGACATCCTGGTTGCTACCGACGTTGCTGCAAGAGGACTAGATGTAGATTCTTTAACTCACGTTATCCATTTCTCTTTACCAGACGATCCTGAAGTATTTGTACACAGAAGCGGTAGAACTGGTAGAGCAGGAAAAGATGGTATATCAATTGCTTTAATCAAACCTGAAGAAAGTCGCAAGCTGAAGCAGATTAAGAGCCAAAGTAAGATTGAGATTAATGAGATGAAGATCCCTACCGGAAAAGAAATTATCAAAGCTCAGGTAGAAGGTGTTTTTGAAAAATTATTCTCTGAACACGAAAATTATTTTGAATTTGATGCTTCTTTAATTCCTGATCTTTCTAACTTCACTAAAGAAGAACTTGTTGGTCAGCTATTACAGTTCCAGCTTCGTGACATGGCATTGTATTACGAAAATCGTAATGATATTGCTGAGCAGAAGTTTAACGGCCGAGATGATTCTGAGAGAGGAAGCAGACGTGAGCGTAGTCGTGACAGAGACAGGGACAGAGGAGACAGAAACAGCAGAGACCGTGGAGATCGTAAATCGAGAAAGAAAAGTGAAAACATGGTACGTTTCTTCTTTAACCTAGGAAAGAGAGATGAACTGAAAAAAGTAGACGTATTGGATATCATCAACCAGTCTACTAAAAAATCAGGTAAAAAAGCTGATATCGGAGATATTGAAATCTTAGAAAAATTCACATTCTTCGAAGTAGAAAAAAGCTTCAAAAATGAAGTAATGGGTAACATTAACAACAAAAAATTCAAAGGCAGAGAGATGCGTTTGGAGGTTGCTAACTAA
- a CDS encoding TlpA family protein disulfide reductase, with product MKRAILFFGIILSGLAIAQQTPKVLKTIFTKEALAQKITAENGDVISIKDVFSKHKGKVIVLDLWAGWCRDCILALPKAEELEKNNPEVHFVFFSLDRNREGFDKSLEKFNMKGKENYWFSEGWKNNFNNYIDLNWIPRYLVIDQKTKIAKYYAITPDDPEIQITINKLLKK from the coding sequence ATGAAAAGAGCCATCCTATTTTTTGGAATAATTTTATCCGGTTTAGCCATCGCTCAGCAAACTCCTAAAGTATTAAAAACTATATTTACAAAAGAAGCTTTAGCACAGAAAATCACTGCTGAGAACGGAGACGTCATATCTATTAAAGATGTATTCAGTAAACATAAAGGAAAAGTTATTGTACTTGATCTTTGGGCTGGTTGGTGCAGAGATTGTATTCTGGCATTACCAAAGGCAGAAGAACTGGAGAAAAATAATCCTGAGGTTCATTTTGTATTCTTTTCATTGGATCGCAACAGAGAAGGATTTGACAAAAGTCTTGAAAAATTCAATATGAAGGGAAAAGAAAATTATTGGTTTTCTGAGGGATGGAAAAACAATTTTAATAATTATATTGATCTTAACTGGATTCCGCGCTATCTGGTTATCGATCAGAAAACTAAGATTGCTAAATATTATGCTATCACTCCGGACGATCCGGAAATACAAATAACTATCAATAAACTCCTTAAAAAATAA